A stretch of the Fusobacterium varium genome encodes the following:
- a CDS encoding putative permease, producing the protein MNNKNQGFLDSFFKITERGSNIKVEMGAGLATFMTMSYILIVHPLIMKGAGMPANQVFTVTAITSCIFTLLMGVYAKLPFALAPAMGSNAFLAMTLVGSGAVTWQQGLAMNFVSGIIFLLMSIFGFREVIVKFLPKSLKLGIGAAVGIFLIELGFKNGGLMKAVNGSVSIGDLNSPAAMTALFGIFITAILAARKIKCDMLLGIVSATLIGIPLGVTKIPATFIAMPSNISDIAFKLDFSNILSIKVLPILFVFFVGDFFSTLGTLLGVSEKAGLLDENGDLPDIQKPFLVDALGTVVGAAMGTTTITTFVESAAGVGAGGRTGLTAVSTGVLFFFSLFLSPLALMVPAAATAPALIIMGILMLGGMRNIEYDNFTESFPVFFMVICTAFTNSISNGVGAGIISYAIVKIGAGKAKEVSIGLYVLAAIMVFYFIK; encoded by the coding sequence ATGAACAACAAAAATCAAGGTTTCTTGGATAGTTTCTTCAAGATAACAGAAAGAGGAAGCAACATCAAAGTTGAAATGGGAGCTGGACTGGCTACTTTTATGACTATGTCATATATCTTAATAGTTCATCCTTTGATTATGAAAGGGGCAGGAATGCCTGCTAATCAAGTCTTTACAGTAACTGCTATTACATCTTGTATATTCACACTTCTTATGGGGGTTTATGCTAAACTTCCTTTTGCTCTTGCACCAGCTATGGGAAGTAATGCTTTTCTTGCTATGACATTAGTTGGAAGTGGAGCTGTAACATGGCAGCAGGGTCTTGCTATGAACTTTGTATCTGGTATAATATTTCTTCTTATGTCTATATTTGGTTTTAGAGAAGTTATTGTAAAATTTCTTCCTAAAAGTCTAAAACTTGGTATAGGGGCAGCAGTTGGAATTTTCCTTATTGAACTAGGATTTAAAAACGGCGGACTTATGAAAGCTGTAAATGGTTCTGTATCAATAGGTGACTTAAACAGCCCAGCAGCTATGACTGCACTTTTTGGTATTTTTATTACTGCTATACTGGCTGCCAGAAAAATAAAATGTGATATGCTTCTAGGAATAGTATCTGCAACTCTTATAGGAATCCCTTTAGGAGTTACAAAAATACCTGCCACTTTCATAGCTATGCCCAGTAATATAAGTGACATTGCTTTCAAATTAGATTTTTCAAATATACTAAGTATAAAAGTACTTCCTATACTGTTTGTATTCTTTGTTGGAGATTTTTTCTCAACATTGGGAACATTACTGGGAGTATCTGAAAAAGCTGGACTTCTAGATGAAAATGGCGATCTTCCTGATATTCAGAAACCTTTTCTCGTAGATGCACTTGGTACAGTAGTTGGAGCTGCTATGGGAACTACAACTATCACTACATTTGTTGAGTCTGCTGCTGGTGTTGGTGCTGGTGGAAGAACAGGACTTACTGCTGTTTCTACTGGAGTTTTATTCTTCTTCAGTTTATTCTTAAGTCCATTAGCTCTTATGGTACCTGCTGCTGCAACTGCTCCAGCTCTTATTATAATGGGAATTCTTATGCTTGGTGGAATGAGAAATATTGAATATGACAACTTCACTGAATCATTTCCTGTATTTTTTATGGTTATCTGTACAGCATTCACTAACAGTATTTCTAATGGTGTTGGTGCTGGAATAATCTCTTATGCTATAGTTAAAATTGGTGCTGGAAAAGCAAAAGAAGTAAGTATAGGACTATATGTTCTTGCTGCTATCATGGTATTTTATTTTATAAAATAA
- a CDS encoding alpha-ribazole-5'-phosphate phosphatase: MGKLIIVRHGQTQMNVEGIFFGKLNPGLNEIGKVQCKKAGDILKKHGYDAVYSSDLLRAAETAELVNYLKLPVKLDKRLQEIDFGIFEGLSYKEIKEKYPEECEKSKNEWKTFDFVTGESLERLQSRAIEFVESLDKTKNNLVVTHWGVINCILSWYFSDKLESYWKYSVENGGICIIEFADDFPILKGLNIG; encoded by the coding sequence GTGGGGAAATTGATAATTGTCAGACATGGGCAGACTCAAATGAATGTTGAAGGAATATTCTTTGGAAAACTTAATCCAGGGCTGAATGAAATAGGAAAAGTACAGTGTAAAAAAGCTGGAGATATATTGAAAAAACATGGTTATGATGCAGTTTATTCAAGTGATCTCTTGAGAGCAGCAGAAACAGCAGAGCTGGTAAATTATCTGAAGCTTCCTGTTAAATTAGATAAAAGACTTCAGGAAATAGATTTTGGAATATTTGAAGGTCTGAGCTATAAAGAGATAAAAGAAAAATATCCAGAAGAATGTGAGAAAAGCAAAAATGAATGGAAAACATTTGATTTTGTTACTGGAGAAAGTTTGGAAAGACTTCAAAGTAGGGCTATAGAGTTTGTAGAAAGTCTTGATAAAACAAAAAATAATCTGGTGGTGACTCACTGGGGTGTGATCAACTGTATATTGAGTTGGTATTTTTCAGATAAACTGGAAAGTTACTGGAAATATAGTGTAGAAAATGGAGGTATCTGTATAATAGAATTTGCAGATGATTTTCCAATACTGAAAGGACTAAACATAGGGTGA
- the cobS gene encoding cobalamin synthase, with protein MKGILLLFRFMTRLPIGFDPKFDSDELGKSMKFFPVIGMIIGLILFGAFWLLYTVVYSPMVMAVLLVTIEVVLTGGLHLDGLADTFDGIFSYRSKQKMLDIMKDSRLGTNGGLVLILYFMLKVVLLVEISEFAGLNMGILLLIVPVIARLNSVVNCASAPYARSTGMGKTFVDHTDAGGVAVAAILTAAFVGGAAYLFGLPYTILIVIPIIMLLGFFYAKLMTRKIGGITGDTLGAVVELSEIIAMFVIYILAAV; from the coding sequence ATGAAAGGAATATTGTTACTTTTTAGATTTATGACTAGACTTCCTATTGGATTTGATCCAAAATTTGATTCTGATGAATTAGGGAAAAGCATGAAATTTTTTCCAGTAATTGGAATGATAATAGGGCTTATACTTTTTGGAGCATTCTGGCTGCTGTATACTGTTGTATATTCACCAATGGTCATGGCAGTACTGTTGGTAACTATAGAAGTAGTACTGACAGGTGGACTTCATCTAGATGGTCTGGCAGATACATTTGATGGAATATTCAGTTACAGAAGTAAGCAGAAGATGCTTGATATAATGAAAGATTCAAGATTAGGTACTAATGGAGGACTTGTCCTTATACTATATTTTATGCTGAAAGTAGTTCTTTTAGTAGAGATATCAGAATTTGCTGGACTTAATATGGGAATACTTCTTCTTATAGTTCCAGTTATAGCAAGATTAAATAGTGTAGTGAACTGTGCTTCGGCTCCATATGCAAGATCCACTGGAATGGGAAAAACTTTTGTAGACCATACTGATGCTGGAGGAGTAGCAGTTGCTGCAATATTGACAGCAGCATTTGTTGGAGGAGCAGCTTATTTATTTGGACTTCCTTATACAATTTTGATTGTTATACCAATAATAATGCTGTTAGGATTTTTTTATGCTAAACTTATGACTAGAAAAATTGGTGGTATTACAGGAGATACTTTAGGTGCAGTAGTAGAACTTTCAGAGATAATAGCTATGTTTGTTATATATATATTAGCAGCTGTATAG
- the ald gene encoding alanine dehydrogenase, whose amino-acid sequence MKVGLLKDIKDGEFRTIMTPNEAAELVSLGAEVFIETGAGAGASFEDEDYVKAGAKIAKDMKEIYATCDFVTKVKELEECEFDLLREGQIIFTCLHPAASKDEVDVLLKSKVIAFTAEDTHRYGSPNCEIAGKLGLLKGAEHLLRTNGGSGQLICGAGGAPAANILIIGAGLAGTGALQLAYGLGANITVMDINVKILRDLIEKYPGINTMISNSANIKALMPNLDMIVNCVKWPKHRKDHLVTREMLSMMKKGSVIVDVSADVGGAIETYHHTTHENPTFVVDGIVHYGVDNIPGAASKTTSIAYAASVIEHFKSIVQNGVKEACRLNGYLRRSMTSYMGVLTHEETSAIQGREWVTPEEMLGLEEGTYSIAPKATSTSSKPTTCKK is encoded by the coding sequence ATGAAAGTAGGATTATTAAAAGATATTAAGGATGGGGAATTCAGAACAATAATGACACCTAATGAGGCAGCAGAATTAGTTTCTCTGGGGGCTGAAGTATTCATAGAAACTGGAGCAGGAGCAGGAGCAAGTTTTGAGGATGAAGATTATGTAAAAGCAGGAGCAAAAATAGCAAAGGATATGAAAGAAATTTATGCAACTTGTGACTTTGTTACAAAAGTAAAAGAGCTGGAAGAATGTGAATTTGATCTTTTAAGAGAAGGGCAGATAATATTTACTTGCCTTCATCCAGCAGCTTCAAAAGACGAAGTAGATGTTTTACTAAAATCAAAAGTTATAGCTTTTACTGCAGAGGATACTCACAGATATGGATCACCTAACTGTGAAATAGCTGGGAAATTAGGGCTTTTAAAAGGTGCTGAACATCTATTAAGAACTAATGGTGGATCTGGACAATTAATCTGTGGAGCAGGAGGAGCACCAGCAGCAAATATTCTTATTATTGGAGCTGGACTTGCAGGAACAGGTGCATTACAATTAGCTTACGGACTAGGAGCTAACATAACAGTTATGGATATAAATGTAAAAATATTGAGAGATTTAATAGAGAAATATCCTGGAATCAATACAATGATATCTAACTCAGCAAATATAAAAGCTTTAATGCCTAATCTTGATATGATAGTAAACTGTGTGAAATGGCCTAAACATAGAAAAGACCACCTGGTAACTAGAGAAATGCTTTCTATGATGAAAAAAGGTTCAGTAATAGTAGATGTAAGTGCTGATGTTGGAGGAGCTATAGAAACTTATCATCATACTACTCATGAAAATCCAACATTTGTTGTAGATGGAATAGTACATTATGGAGTAGATAATATACCAGGAGCAGCTTCAAAAACTACATCTATAGCTTATGCAGCAAGTGTTATAGAACATTTCAAATCAATAGTTCAAAATGGAGTAAAAGAAGCATGCAGACTTAATGGATATCTTAGAAGAAGTATGACTTCATATATGGGAGTACTTACACATGAAGAAACATCAGCTATCCAAGGAAGAGAATGGGTAACTCCAGAAGAGATGTTAGGATTAGAAGAAGGAACTTACAGCATAGCACCTAAAGCTACAAGTACTTCATCAAAACCTACAACTTGTAAAAAATAG
- the cobT gene encoding nicotinate-nucleotide--dimethylbenzimidazole phosphoribosyltransferase: MKELKKIIGEIEGADKEAVREAQEELDRKMKPNGSLGTLEDIAVKLAGISGFPVKKINKRCHIVASADNGVIEEGVSSCPLEYTRIVSEAMLNRIAAIGLLTKTIGVDFNLVDIGIKDSIPRDYPNLYRKNIKKGTNNFCKEPAMTQEECVKAIMVGVELIKEKAEAGYDIFSNGEMGIGNTSTSSAVLYSFTKGDIDKIVGRGGGLSDSGLIKKKKIIVESCEKYDTFNMEPIDILAHVGGLDIACMVGMYIGAARYKKPMLVDGFISSVAALAACKIEPKIKDYIIATHMSEEPGMELVLKELGEEAFFNMKMRLGEGTGAVLAYPIIDCAIEVINGMKTPTAVYELFL; this comes from the coding sequence ATGAAAGAGTTGAAAAAAATTATTGGAGAAATAGAAGGGGCAGATAAAGAAGCTGTAAGAGAAGCACAGGAAGAACTTGACAGAAAAATGAAGCCTAATGGAAGTCTTGGAACTCTTGAAGATATAGCTGTTAAACTTGCAGGAATAAGTGGGTTTCCTGTGAAAAAAATAAATAAAAGATGTCATATAGTAGCATCAGCAGATAATGGAGTGATAGAAGAGGGAGTTTCTTCATGTCCTTTGGAATATACACGTATAGTATCTGAAGCTATGCTTAATAGAATAGCAGCAATAGGTCTTTTGACAAAAACAATAGGAGTAGATTTTAATCTTGTAGACATAGGAATAAAAGATTCAATTCCTAGAGATTATCCTAATTTATATAGAAAAAATATAAAAAAAGGAACTAATAATTTTTGTAAAGAACCAGCAATGACACAGGAAGAATGTGTAAAAGCAATAATGGTTGGAGTAGAATTGATAAAGGAAAAAGCAGAAGCAGGTTATGATATTTTTTCAAATGGAGAAATGGGAATAGGAAATACTTCTACAAGTTCAGCAGTTCTATATTCTTTTACAAAAGGAGATATAGATAAGATAGTTGGCAGAGGAGGAGGACTTTCTGACAGCGGTCTTATAAAAAAGAAAAAAATAATAGTTGAATCTTGCGAAAAATATGATACATTTAATATGGAACCAATAGATATACTGGCTCATGTAGGTGGATTAGATATAGCTTGTATGGTAGGAATGTATATTGGAGCAGCCAGATACAAAAAACCTATGCTTGTAGATGGTTTTATATCTAGTGTAGCAGCTTTGGCAGCTTGTAAAATAGAACCAAAGATAAAAGATTATATAATTGCAACTCACATGAGTGAAGAACCAGGAATGGAATTAGTATTAAAAGAGCTGGGAGAAGAGGCATTTTTTAATATGAAAATGAGACTGGGAGAAGGAACAGGAGCAGTTCTTGCTTATCCGATAATTGATTGTGCAATAGAAGTAATAAATGGAATGAAAACCCCAACAGCAGTATATGAACTTTTTCTATAG
- a CDS encoding putative methyltransferase has translation MLANEDITLLTGEYKLIQKKDGFRFSVDAVILSDFFAYPKKGKILDIGTGNGIIPILLFSKEKGENITGIDIQKENVELAEKNVKLNRLDENIKIVHGDVKEYSMGNSFDYIVSNPPYMKVDGKKQNILSCKSIARHEVKLDLLQLVQNAKRLLKPIGSFSLIHRSYRFTDISRILEDSGFSLKRVRFVYFSKEKNSNLVLVEAWKGKKCKLEIEPPLCLEESGY, from the coding sequence ATGTTAGCAAATGAAGATATTACATTGCTGACTGGAGAATATAAGCTCATTCAAAAGAAAGATGGCTTTAGATTTTCTGTAGATGCAGTAATCTTATCAGATTTTTTTGCTTATCCTAAAAAAGGAAAAATACTGGATATAGGAACTGGAAATGGAATTATTCCTATACTTCTTTTTTCAAAAGAAAAAGGAGAAAATATAACTGGTATAGATATACAAAAAGAGAATGTTGAGTTGGCTGAAAAGAATGTAAAACTTAATAGACTTGATGAAAATATAAAAATAGTACATGGTGATGTCAAAGAATATTCTATGGGAAATTCTTTTGATTATATAGTTTCAAATCCTCCATATATGAAAGTGGATGGAAAGAAACAAAATATCCTTAGCTGCAAATCTATTGCAAGACATGAAGTAAAATTAGACCTTCTTCAATTGGTTCAAAATGCAAAAAGACTTTTAAAACCAATTGGAAGTTTTTCTTTAATTCATAGAAGTTATAGATTCACAGATATATCAAGAATTCTTGAAGATAGTGGGTTCTCTCTTAAAAGAGTGAGATTTGTTTATTTTTCTAAAGAGAAAAATTCTAATCTTGTTCTGGTTGAAGCATGGAAAGGAAAGAAGTGCAAATTAGAGATTGAACCGCCGCTTTGCTTAGAGGAGAGTGGTTACTGA
- the adeC gene encoding adenine deaminase, whose product MNKIDRRKLIETALGKREATLKLENANLVNVFSGEVYMANVYLYNEYIADVVEIENDKNKKAEKVIDLKGQFLAPGFIDSHLHIESSHLTPYHFAEAVIPKGTTTIIADPHEIGNALGEEGIDYMLEASENLPMNQYFLIPSCVPSVVGLETTGAELTADMIDRMLDKDRILGLGEVMDYVGVINSDKRMEDIIDAAYQKNKFLQGHAPEVTGEDLSAYLCGGPVSCHEVRNGIHAKEKIRKGMIVDARESSMSKNITSIVENIKDLKSPRNLTLCTDDREPKDILEKGHINDCVRIAVKAGLDPIEAIRAVTLNTAQAYHLEKLGAIAPGYFADMVVFDNLKDINVKSVYYKGKLVAENNQMTVEIKKPVIEIEHRNTVTIKDFSVEDFKIKVPTENGKIKIIGMEYTDRVRSITRKKVFEVPVKDGYIDLSETELNFVAIANRYHNDNIALAVVENFYMAKGAVGTTYSHDSHNITIIYNDPQDAVIISKRIAEIGGGVVVAENGKIVDELPFPIAGMLSQKPAKDVSLDIQRMNTLLRTYGIETDSPITRPSTLALIVIPEVKMSDLGLIDVVNQKVIKQF is encoded by the coding sequence ATGAATAAAATAGATAGAAGAAAACTTATAGAAACTGCTCTTGGAAAGAGAGAAGCTACTCTAAAATTAGAGAATGCCAATCTTGTAAATGTATTTTCTGGAGAAGTCTATATGGCTAATGTATATCTATACAATGAATATATTGCAGATGTGGTAGAAATTGAAAATGATAAAAATAAGAAAGCTGAAAAAGTTATAGATTTAAAAGGGCAGTTTCTCGCTCCCGGATTTATTGATTCACATCTTCATATAGAAAGTAGTCATTTAACTCCATACCACTTTGCTGAAGCTGTCATTCCAAAAGGAACTACTACTATAATAGCAGATCCTCATGAAATTGGAAATGCTTTAGGGGAAGAGGGAATTGACTATATGCTTGAAGCTTCTGAAAATCTTCCTATGAATCAATATTTTCTTATTCCTTCATGTGTTCCATCAGTAGTAGGTCTTGAAACTACTGGAGCTGAACTCACAGCTGATATGATAGATAGAATGCTGGACAAAGATAGAATTTTAGGATTAGGAGAAGTAATGGATTATGTTGGTGTTATTAATTCTGACAAAAGAATGGAAGATATAATAGATGCTGCATATCAAAAAAATAAATTTCTTCAAGGACATGCTCCTGAAGTGACTGGTGAAGATCTTTCCGCTTATCTATGTGGTGGTCCTGTATCATGTCATGAAGTAAGAAATGGAATCCATGCAAAAGAAAAAATAAGAAAAGGAATGATTGTAGATGCAAGAGAAAGTTCTATGTCTAAAAATATTACTTCCATTGTTGAAAATATAAAAGATCTTAAATCTCCTAGAAACTTAACTTTATGTACAGATGACAGAGAACCTAAAGACATTCTTGAGAAAGGACATATAAATGATTGTGTAAGAATTGCTGTAAAAGCTGGACTTGATCCAATAGAAGCAATAAGAGCAGTCACTTTAAATACTGCTCAGGCCTATCATTTAGAAAAACTAGGAGCTATAGCACCTGGATATTTTGCTGACATGGTAGTTTTTGATAATCTTAAAGATATCAATGTAAAGTCTGTATATTACAAAGGTAAATTAGTTGCTGAAAATAACCAGATGACTGTTGAAATTAAAAAACCTGTTATTGAAATAGAACACAGAAATACTGTGACTATAAAAGACTTTTCAGTGGAGGATTTTAAAATAAAAGTTCCAACAGAAAATGGAAAAATAAAAATTATTGGTATGGAATATACTGACAGAGTAAGAAGTATTACTAGAAAAAAAGTATTTGAAGTTCCTGTAAAAGATGGATATATTGATCTTAGTGAAACTGAACTAAATTTTGTTGCTATTGCTAATAGATATCACAATGATAATATTGCTTTAGCTGTAGTTGAAAATTTCTACATGGCAAAAGGAGCTGTAGGAACTACTTACTCTCATGACTCTCATAATATTACTATTATATACAATGATCCTCAGGATGCTGTTATCATCTCTAAAAGAATAGCTGAAATAGGTGGAGGAGTTGTTGTAGCCGAAAATGGAAAAATAGTGGATGAGCTTCCATTTCCAATAGCTGGTATGCTTTCTCAAAAACCTGCTAAAGATGTCAGTTTAGATATTCAAAGAATGAATACTCTCCTTAGAACTTATGGTATAGAAACTGACAGTCCAATAACTAGACCTAGTACTTTGGCTCTTATTGTTATTCCAGAAGTAAAAATGAGTGATCTTGGACTTATAGATGTAGTCAATCAAAAGGTTATTAAACAATTTTAA
- a CDS encoding sodium:glutamate symporter produces the protein MDFSIEVLFLDLMKAAVLIFLGHMLRSKVKFLQNLYIPSSLIAGFIGLALGPYGINILRFSSHMGNYTSAFMVIVFSAIAYGSFSVVKEEKRLGELKESKGESLKRILALYVYRSIASILVYIVPIGVGVYIIDKFIMKLPEGFTILVGGGFVGGHGTNAAFGSAVTEATGWTGATDVGMTFATVGVLVGLIGGIILIKNATNNKYTSFVNRFDALPEQFKTGWMPENNEPEMGKEMVSPIALDPLAWSFLMIIIPTGLAYATIKYIRIYLSTMPTYLWAFLIAVAMTQLLKYSGIGKHVDKRSISRISGSATDFLVFFGVAGIKIEIVMQYAMPIIVLSALALGSLLLCMYIVGPRLNNKYWFERCIFVYGYCTGVYAIGLTLLRICDPEGKSKTLEDAAVTSPIDFVEYYTLLLGPILLSTGRVNTFMTVMVITLVVSFAAAFILKLWNPVHKERLSDAELEI, from the coding sequence ATGGATTTTAGCATTGAAGTGTTGTTTTTGGATTTAATGAAGGCAGCGGTACTTATTTTTTTAGGACATATGTTGAGAAGTAAGGTTAAATTTTTACAAAACTTATATATACCATCAAGTTTAATAGCAGGGTTTATAGGGTTAGCATTAGGACCATATGGAATAAATATTCTTCGTTTTTCCAGTCATATGGGAAATTATACATCAGCATTTATGGTTATTGTTTTCTCAGCGATTGCTTATGGAAGTTTCTCTGTAGTCAAAGAAGAAAAAAGACTTGGAGAATTGAAAGAATCAAAGGGAGAAAGCTTAAAAAGAATACTTGCTTTATATGTTTATCGTTCTATTGCCTCAATATTGGTGTATATAGTGCCAATAGGGGTAGGTGTATATATTATTGATAAATTTATAATGAAACTTCCAGAAGGATTTACAATCCTTGTTGGAGGAGGATTTGTTGGAGGACATGGAACTAATGCAGCATTTGGATCAGCTGTAACAGAAGCGACTGGTTGGACAGGAGCTACTGATGTTGGAATGACATTTGCTACTGTAGGTGTTCTTGTGGGCCTTATTGGTGGAATAATATTAATAAAAAATGCTACTAATAATAAATATACAAGTTTTGTAAATAGATTTGATGCTTTACCAGAGCAATTTAAAACTGGATGGATGCCAGAAAATAATGAACCAGAAATGGGAAAAGAAATGGTAAGTCCAATAGCTTTGGATCCACTGGCTTGGAGTTTTTTAATGATAATAATTCCAACTGGATTAGCTTATGCAACTATAAAATATATTAGAATATATCTTTCTACAATGCCTACATATTTATGGGCTTTTCTTATAGCAGTAGCTATGACACAGTTATTAAAATATTCTGGAATTGGAAAACATGTAGATAAACGTTCTATTTCAAGAATAAGTGGAAGTGCAACTGATTTTCTTGTATTCTTTGGAGTAGCAGGAATTAAAATAGAAATAGTTATGCAGTATGCAATGCCAATTATAGTTTTATCAGCTTTAGCTTTAGGAAGTTTATTGCTTTGTATGTACATAGTTGGACCTCGTTTGAATAATAAGTACTGGTTTGAGCGTTGTATATTTGTATATGGATATTGTACAGGAGTGTATGCAATAGGCCTGACTCTTTTAAGAATATGTGATCCAGAAGGAAAATCAAAAACTTTGGAAGATGCAGCAGTAACTTCTCCAATAGACTTTGTTGAATATTATACTTTGCTGTTAGGACCAATTTTATTAAGTACAGGAAGAGTAAATACTTTTATGACAGTTATGGTTATAACATTAGTAGTAAGTTTTGCAGCAGCATTTATATTAAAACTTTGGAATCCAGTACATAAGGAAAGACTTAGTGATGCAGAATTAGAAATATAG
- a CDS encoding putative arginine utilization regulatory protein RocR produces MELIKNLFGEKGYIDGITIIDTKGEILFTVKFNSKLNSNSEGYEVIGKNFYEIYENLSGNKSSMYKAMELEMPIYVKNQKLKPKNHKEILISSLSIPIKSGGRVVGAIDLSSEEISDSKKFEKDTEISLDELKKINLKNLSLNKNGAKYTLNDIITNNFEMKQLKEFIKTISDSYLPVMIYGETGTGKELFAQAIHNESKRKDKPFIAQNCAAIPENLLESIFFGTSKGAFTGAVDSPGLLETADGGTIFLDEINSMPMNLQSKLLRALQENKIRRIGAKDVIDINVKIIAALNKDPMKAIEDNELRMDLYYRLSVLNITIPPLRERKDDISVLVNYFVAKYNELLEKNVRYISSDICQTFQTYDWPGNIREIEHIVAFGMSVIRADEEKLEFSDLERKWIEITGKKKQKAELPVKDLKTMVEEYEKSVIEKVLEMSRHNITKASLILKIPRQTLQRKIKQYEL; encoded by the coding sequence ATGGAACTTATAAAAAATCTTTTTGGGGAAAAAGGTTATATCGATGGAATTACAATTATAGATACAAAAGGGGAAATACTATTTACTGTTAAGTTCAATAGTAAACTTAATAGTAACAGCGAAGGTTATGAAGTAATAGGAAAGAATTTTTATGAGATATATGAAAATCTTTCTGGAAATAAAAGCAGCATGTATAAAGCTATGGAATTAGAAATGCCTATATATGTTAAAAATCAAAAATTAAAACCAAAGAACCATAAAGAGATATTAATATCATCGCTATCAATACCAATAAAATCTGGAGGTAGGGTAGTAGGAGCTATTGATTTATCTTCAGAAGAGATAAGTGATTCTAAAAAGTTTGAAAAAGATACTGAGATAAGTTTGGATGAATTAAAAAAAATAAATTTAAAAAATCTTTCTTTAAATAAAAATGGTGCTAAATATACTCTTAATGATATTATTACTAATAATTTTGAAATGAAGCAATTGAAAGAATTCATAAAAACAATATCTGATTCATACCTTCCAGTAATGATTTATGGAGAAACAGGAACTGGAAAAGAACTTTTTGCTCAGGCTATACATAATGAAAGTAAAAGAAAAGATAAACCTTTTATAGCACAAAACTGTGCAGCCATACCTGAAAATCTTCTTGAAAGTATATTCTTTGGTACATCTAAAGGTGCTTTTACAGGAGCTGTAGATAGTCCAGGGTTGTTAGAAACAGCAGATGGAGGAACTATATTTTTAGATGAAATCAATTCTATGCCAATGAATCTGCAATCTAAATTATTGAGAGCACTGCAGGAGAATAAAATCAGAAGAATAGGAGCAAAGGATGTAATAGATATAAATGTAAAAATAATTGCTGCATTGAATAAAGATCCTATGAAAGCTATAGAAGATAATGAGCTAAGAATGGACCTTTATTATAGACTTAGTGTTTTAAACATAACTATTCCTCCACTAAGAGAAAGAAAAGATGATATATCTGTTCTTGTAAATTATTTTGTTGCTAAATACAATGAACTTCTTGAAAAGAATGTAAGATATATTTCAAGTGATATATGCCAGACATTTCAGACATATGATTGGCCAGGTAATATAAGAGAAATAGAACATATAGTGGCTTTCGGTATGAGTGTTATAAGAGCAGATGAAGAAAAGCTTGAATTTTCAGATTTAGAAAGAAAGTGGATAGAGATAACTGGAAAGAAAAAACAAAAAGCAGAACTTCCAGTTAAGGATTTAAAAACAATGGTGGAAGAATATGAGAAAAGTGTAATAGAAAAAGTTTTAGAAATGTCTAGGCATAATATAACAAAAGCTTCATTGATACTGAAAATACCAAGACAAACTTTACAAAGAAAAATTAAACAATATGAATTATAA